Proteins encoded by one window of Cloeon dipterum chromosome 2, ieCloDipt1.1, whole genome shotgun sequence:
- the LOC135935874 gene encoding protein jim lovell-like isoform X10: protein MAEGQLYSLKWNNYVDHIRTTFASLRVDRDLIDVTLSCEGKRITAHKMLLSACSPYFKSIFKENPCQHPVIVFRNIAFDDLAALIEFIYNGEVGVAEENLASFLNTAELLEVQGLTKSGQPAKKRNLETSPEEIKTASTSILSVSLEPELPLEANPLLTSIPNISPESAAPLVSKRRRRVSPPRKEDAAPNVSAVPVDEPVIEPFSDLPLKTEAVDEEVSITSDHGQYVAEDDDMAQGDAYEGADESHELEQNDGQDGDQSAQEKDKLVPDLTLLNAHYLKALRVGDSFQCSFCFKTYKALRACKAHLKLHLGQTTCHSCSKTFSNISSFKRHMVKMHETHTT from the exons ATGGCGGAGGGGCAGCTGTACTCTTTGAAATGGAATAACTATGTGGACCACATCAGGACAACGTTTGCTTCTCTACGGGTCGACCGCGACCTCATTGATGTCACCCTCAGCTGCGAAGGAAAGAGGATCACAGCCCACAAAATGCTCCTGTCTGCATGCAGCCCCTACTTCAAGAGCATCTTCAAG GAAAATCCGTGCCAACACCCAGTCATTGTTTTCCGCAACATTGCGTTTGATGACCTTGCTGCCCTGATTGAGTTCATTTACAATGGCGAGGTGGGTGTTGCTGAGGAAAACCTCGCCTCATTCCTCAACACAGCCGAGCTGCTTGAAGTCCAAGGACTCACTAAAAGTGGCCAACCTGCCAAGAAAAGAAATTTGGAGACTTCACCtgaagag ATCAAGACTGCATCTACCTCTATATTGAGCGTTTCTCTTGAGCCTGAACTACCGCTCGAAGCCAACCCCTTGCTGACCAGCATTCCCAACATTTCGCCAGAATCTGCTGCTCCTTTAGTGAGCAAGAGGAGGCGACGAGTTTCTCCTCCCCGCAAGGAGGACGCCGCACCAAATG TTTCAGCTGTTCCTGTTGATGAGCCTGTGATCGAACCATTCTCTGACCTCCCTTTGAAAACGGAGGCTGTGGATGAGGAGGTGTCAATTACCTCAGATCATGGCCAGTATGTTGCAGAAGATGATGACATGGCTCAAGGCGATGCATATGAGGGAGCAG ATGAATCTCATGAACTGGAGCAAAACGATGGGCAGGATGGAGACCAAAGTGCGCAAGAGAAAG ACAAGCTGGTGCCGGACTTAACCTTGCTTAACGCTCATTATCTAAAAGCGCTTAGAGTCGGCGACAGCTTCCAATgcagtttttgtttcaaaacttaCAAAGCATTAAGAGCGTGCAAAGCACACCTGAAGCTACATCTGGGCCAGACGACGTGCCATAGTTGCTCCAAAACCTTTTCAAATATTAGCTCATTTAAAAGACACATGGTGAAAATGCACGAGACCCACACAACCTAA
- the LOC135935874 gene encoding protein jim lovell-like isoform X1 — MAEGQLYSLKWNNYVDHIRTTFASLRVDRDLIDVTLSCEGKRITAHKMLLSACSPYFKSIFKENPCQHPVIVFRNIAFDDLAALIEFIYNGEVGVAEENLASFLNTAELLEVQGLTKSGQPAKKRNLETSPEEIKTASTSILSVSLEPELPLEANPLLTSIPNISPESAAPLVSKRRRRVSPPRKEDAAPNVSAVPVDEPVIEPFSDLPLKTEAVDEEVSITSDHGQYVAEDDDMAQGDAYEGADESHELEQNDGQDGDQSAQEKDVSPVVTDVYSLSERYSQRRIMSRRQKHKPTNNEDRVLDPASVVSATLGAETADEPRDIQADQPRVIQIGNSFKCSVCGNTFRHYSGCSGHLKSHLGLTKCWICGRVSTNLWNLDMHLRVHRNVQCGHCGKTFSNALDLKRQHGLVCKRKKYKALVYVMAKK; from the exons ATGGCGGAGGGGCAGCTGTACTCTTTGAAATGGAATAACTATGTGGACCACATCAGGACAACGTTTGCTTCTCTACGGGTCGACCGCGACCTCATTGATGTCACCCTCAGCTGCGAAGGAAAGAGGATCACAGCCCACAAAATGCTCCTGTCTGCATGCAGCCCCTACTTCAAGAGCATCTTCAAG GAAAATCCGTGCCAACACCCAGTCATTGTTTTCCGCAACATTGCGTTTGATGACCTTGCTGCCCTGATTGAGTTCATTTACAATGGCGAGGTGGGTGTTGCTGAGGAAAACCTCGCCTCATTCCTCAACACAGCCGAGCTGCTTGAAGTCCAAGGACTCACTAAAAGTGGCCAACCTGCCAAGAAAAGAAATTTGGAGACTTCACCtgaagag ATCAAGACTGCATCTACCTCTATATTGAGCGTTTCTCTTGAGCCTGAACTACCGCTCGAAGCCAACCCCTTGCTGACCAGCATTCCCAACATTTCGCCAGAATCTGCTGCTCCTTTAGTGAGCAAGAGGAGGCGACGAGTTTCTCCTCCCCGCAAGGAGGACGCCGCACCAAATG TTTCAGCTGTTCCTGTTGATGAGCCTGTGATCGAACCATTCTCTGACCTCCCTTTGAAAACGGAGGCTGTGGATGAGGAGGTGTCAATTACCTCAGATCATGGCCAGTATGTTGCAGAAGATGATGACATGGCTCAAGGCGATGCATATGAGGGAGCAG ATGAATCTCATGAACTGGAGCAAAACGATGGGCAGGATGGAGACCAAAGTGCGCAAGAGAAAG ACGTCTCCCCAGTCGTCACGGACGTTTATTCGCTGAGCGAGCGGTACTCCCAAAGGCGTATCATGTCGCGGCGCCAAAAGCATAAACCTACCAATAACGAGGACAGAGTTCTCGATCCCGCGTCTGTCGTGTCGGCCACACTGGGGGCTGAAACAGCCGACGAACCTCGCGACATTCAGGCCGATCAACCGCGCGTCATACAGATCGGCAACTCGTTCAAGTGCAGCGTATGTGGCAACACGTTCAGGCACTACAGCGGCTGTAGTGGGCACTTGAAGTCGCACCTCGGCCTTACGAAATGCTGGATTTGCGGCAGAGTTAGCACTAACTTGTGGAACTTGGACATGCACCTAAGGGTGCACCGAAATGTACAATGCGGCCACTGCGGAAAAACATTCTCCAACGCGCTAGATCTGAAACGACAGCACGGGCTTGTTTGCAAACGCAAGAAGTACAAAGCGTTAGTTTATGTCATGGCCAAAAAGTAG
- the LOC135935874 gene encoding protein jim lovell-like isoform X8: MAEGQLYSLKWNNYVDHIRTTFASLRVDRDLIDVTLSCEGKRITAHKMLLSACSPYFKSIFKENPCQHPVIVFRNIAFDDLAALIEFIYNGEVGVAEENLASFLNTAELLEVQGLTKSGQPAKKRNLETSPEEIKTASTSILSVSLEPELPLEANPLLTSIPNISPESAAPLVSKRRRRVSPPRKEDAAPNVSAVPVDEPVIEPFSDLPLKTEAVDEEVSITSDHGQYVAEDDDMAQGDAYEGADESHELEQNDGQDGDQSAQEKGYPMSSAAFSISEDSFASAAKFDVDASPCVIREGAFFKCSVCDKKYKYRSGCNAHTKFHLGLTTCLICGKSKSNTSPQSSRTFIR, from the exons ATGGCGGAGGGGCAGCTGTACTCTTTGAAATGGAATAACTATGTGGACCACATCAGGACAACGTTTGCTTCTCTACGGGTCGACCGCGACCTCATTGATGTCACCCTCAGCTGCGAAGGAAAGAGGATCACAGCCCACAAAATGCTCCTGTCTGCATGCAGCCCCTACTTCAAGAGCATCTTCAAG GAAAATCCGTGCCAACACCCAGTCATTGTTTTCCGCAACATTGCGTTTGATGACCTTGCTGCCCTGATTGAGTTCATTTACAATGGCGAGGTGGGTGTTGCTGAGGAAAACCTCGCCTCATTCCTCAACACAGCCGAGCTGCTTGAAGTCCAAGGACTCACTAAAAGTGGCCAACCTGCCAAGAAAAGAAATTTGGAGACTTCACCtgaagag ATCAAGACTGCATCTACCTCTATATTGAGCGTTTCTCTTGAGCCTGAACTACCGCTCGAAGCCAACCCCTTGCTGACCAGCATTCCCAACATTTCGCCAGAATCTGCTGCTCCTTTAGTGAGCAAGAGGAGGCGACGAGTTTCTCCTCCCCGCAAGGAGGACGCCGCACCAAATG TTTCAGCTGTTCCTGTTGATGAGCCTGTGATCGAACCATTCTCTGACCTCCCTTTGAAAACGGAGGCTGTGGATGAGGAGGTGTCAATTACCTCAGATCATGGCCAGTATGTTGCAGAAGATGATGACATGGCTCAAGGCGATGCATATGAGGGAGCAG ATGAATCTCATGAACTGGAGCAAAACGATGGGCAGGATGGAGACCAAAGTGCGCAAGAGAAAG GCTATCCAATGAGCTCGGCCGCATTTTCAATCAGCGAGGATAGTTTTGCATCTGCAGCTAAATTTGACGTTGATGCAAGTCCTTGCGTAATCCGCGAGGGAGCTTTTTTTAAGTGCAGCGTATGCGACAAGAAGTATAAATATCGCAGTGGCTGCAACGCGCACACCAAATTCCATCTCGGCTTGACCACTTGTTTAATATGCGGGAAAAGCAAATCAAAC ACGTCTCCCCAGTCGTCACGGACGTTTATTCGCTGA
- the LOC135935874 gene encoding protein jim lovell-like isoform X9, translated as MAEGQLYSLKWNNYVDHIRTTFASLRVDRDLIDVTLSCEGKRITAHKMLLSACSPYFKSIFKENPCQHPVIVFRNIAFDDLAALIEFIYNGEVGVAEENLASFLNTAELLEVQGLTKSGQPAKKRNLETSPEEIKTASTSILSVSLEPELPLEANPLLTSIPNISPESAAPLVSKRRRRVSPPRKEDAAPNVSAVPVDEPVIEPFSDLPLKTEAVDEEVSITSDHGQYVAEDDDMAQGDAYEGADESHELEQNDGQDGDQSAQEKGVAREMLTYSLITTSEKPRAIKSGDKFICSVCSRLYLNHTACINHLQLHLGNTMCHVCNKILSNVSNLKTHLAKHKQRTT; from the exons ATGGCGGAGGGGCAGCTGTACTCTTTGAAATGGAATAACTATGTGGACCACATCAGGACAACGTTTGCTTCTCTACGGGTCGACCGCGACCTCATTGATGTCACCCTCAGCTGCGAAGGAAAGAGGATCACAGCCCACAAAATGCTCCTGTCTGCATGCAGCCCCTACTTCAAGAGCATCTTCAAG GAAAATCCGTGCCAACACCCAGTCATTGTTTTCCGCAACATTGCGTTTGATGACCTTGCTGCCCTGATTGAGTTCATTTACAATGGCGAGGTGGGTGTTGCTGAGGAAAACCTCGCCTCATTCCTCAACACAGCCGAGCTGCTTGAAGTCCAAGGACTCACTAAAAGTGGCCAACCTGCCAAGAAAAGAAATTTGGAGACTTCACCtgaagag ATCAAGACTGCATCTACCTCTATATTGAGCGTTTCTCTTGAGCCTGAACTACCGCTCGAAGCCAACCCCTTGCTGACCAGCATTCCCAACATTTCGCCAGAATCTGCTGCTCCTTTAGTGAGCAAGAGGAGGCGACGAGTTTCTCCTCCCCGCAAGGAGGACGCCGCACCAAATG TTTCAGCTGTTCCTGTTGATGAGCCTGTGATCGAACCATTCTCTGACCTCCCTTTGAAAACGGAGGCTGTGGATGAGGAGGTGTCAATTACCTCAGATCATGGCCAGTATGTTGCAGAAGATGATGACATGGCTCAAGGCGATGCATATGAGGGAGCAG ATGAATCTCATGAACTGGAGCAAAACGATGGGCAGGATGGAGACCAAAGTGCGCAAGAGAAAG GCGTCGCACGGGAAATGTTGACTTACTCGTTAATCACGACGAGCGAGAAGCCGAGAGCTATTAAGAGCGGGGACAAATTCATATGCAGCGTGTGCTCGCGGCTGTACTTGAATCACACGGCGTGCATTAACCACCTTCAGTTGCATCTAGGCAACACGATGTGCCACGTCTGCAACAAAATACTGAGCAACGTCTCCAATCTGAAGACGCATTTGGCCAAACACAAACAACGAACCACGTGA
- the LOC135935874 gene encoding protein jim lovell-like isoform X3 codes for MAEGQLYSLKWNNYVDHIRTTFASLRVDRDLIDVTLSCEGKRITAHKMLLSACSPYFKSIFKENPCQHPVIVFRNIAFDDLAALIEFIYNGEVGVAEENLASFLNTAELLEVQGLTKSGQPAKKRNLETSPEEIKTASTSILSVSLEPELPLEANPLLTSIPNISPESAAPLVSKRRRRVSPPRKEDAAPNVSAVPVDEPVIEPFSDLPLKTEAVDEEVSITSDHGQYVAEDDDMAQGDAYEGADESHELEQNDGQDGDQSAQEKGYPMSSAAFSISEDSFASAAKFDVDASPCVIREGAFFKCSVCDKKYKYRSGCNAHTKFHLGLTTCLICGKSKSNVSNLKLHLKMHKNVTCSNCGDHFSDANVLYNHQEKSCKT; via the exons ATGGCGGAGGGGCAGCTGTACTCTTTGAAATGGAATAACTATGTGGACCACATCAGGACAACGTTTGCTTCTCTACGGGTCGACCGCGACCTCATTGATGTCACCCTCAGCTGCGAAGGAAAGAGGATCACAGCCCACAAAATGCTCCTGTCTGCATGCAGCCCCTACTTCAAGAGCATCTTCAAG GAAAATCCGTGCCAACACCCAGTCATTGTTTTCCGCAACATTGCGTTTGATGACCTTGCTGCCCTGATTGAGTTCATTTACAATGGCGAGGTGGGTGTTGCTGAGGAAAACCTCGCCTCATTCCTCAACACAGCCGAGCTGCTTGAAGTCCAAGGACTCACTAAAAGTGGCCAACCTGCCAAGAAAAGAAATTTGGAGACTTCACCtgaagag ATCAAGACTGCATCTACCTCTATATTGAGCGTTTCTCTTGAGCCTGAACTACCGCTCGAAGCCAACCCCTTGCTGACCAGCATTCCCAACATTTCGCCAGAATCTGCTGCTCCTTTAGTGAGCAAGAGGAGGCGACGAGTTTCTCCTCCCCGCAAGGAGGACGCCGCACCAAATG TTTCAGCTGTTCCTGTTGATGAGCCTGTGATCGAACCATTCTCTGACCTCCCTTTGAAAACGGAGGCTGTGGATGAGGAGGTGTCAATTACCTCAGATCATGGCCAGTATGTTGCAGAAGATGATGACATGGCTCAAGGCGATGCATATGAGGGAGCAG ATGAATCTCATGAACTGGAGCAAAACGATGGGCAGGATGGAGACCAAAGTGCGCAAGAGAAAG GCTATCCAATGAGCTCGGCCGCATTTTCAATCAGCGAGGATAGTTTTGCATCTGCAGCTAAATTTGACGTTGATGCAAGTCCTTGCGTAATCCGCGAGGGAGCTTTTTTTAAGTGCAGCGTATGCGACAAGAAGTATAAATATCGCAGTGGCTGCAACGCGCACACCAAATTCCATCTCGGCTTGACCACTTGTTTAATATGCGGGAAAAGCAAATCAAACGTGAGCAACCTCAAGCTGCATCTAAAGATGCACAAAAATGTGACGTGCAGCAACTGCGGAGATCATTTCTCTGACGCTAATGTGCTATATAATCACCAGGAAAAGTCATGCAAAACATGA
- the LOC135935874 gene encoding protein jim lovell-like isoform X7 yields the protein MAEGQLYSLKWNNYVDHIRTTFASLRVDRDLIDVTLSCEGKRITAHKMLLSACSPYFKSIFKENPCQHPVIVFRNIAFDDLAALIEFIYNGEVGVAEENLASFLNTAELLEVQGLTKSGQPAKKRNLETSPEEIKTASTSILSVSLEPELPLEANPLLTSIPNISPESAAPLVSKRRRRVSPPRKEDAAPNVSAVPVDEPVIEPFSDLPLKTEAVDEEVSITSDHGQYVAEDDDMAQGDAYEGADESHELEQNDGQDGDQSAQEKDPLASSAGSAWDSEVDGYRCSQCSRVYKSSVTYRRHLKYHSGETQCRLCEKIFMSVPMLKDHMEFHMGRTKCHKCGKVFSTCKNLQNHFKTCSL from the exons ATGGCGGAGGGGCAGCTGTACTCTTTGAAATGGAATAACTATGTGGACCACATCAGGACAACGTTTGCTTCTCTACGGGTCGACCGCGACCTCATTGATGTCACCCTCAGCTGCGAAGGAAAGAGGATCACAGCCCACAAAATGCTCCTGTCTGCATGCAGCCCCTACTTCAAGAGCATCTTCAAG GAAAATCCGTGCCAACACCCAGTCATTGTTTTCCGCAACATTGCGTTTGATGACCTTGCTGCCCTGATTGAGTTCATTTACAATGGCGAGGTGGGTGTTGCTGAGGAAAACCTCGCCTCATTCCTCAACACAGCCGAGCTGCTTGAAGTCCAAGGACTCACTAAAAGTGGCCAACCTGCCAAGAAAAGAAATTTGGAGACTTCACCtgaagag ATCAAGACTGCATCTACCTCTATATTGAGCGTTTCTCTTGAGCCTGAACTACCGCTCGAAGCCAACCCCTTGCTGACCAGCATTCCCAACATTTCGCCAGAATCTGCTGCTCCTTTAGTGAGCAAGAGGAGGCGACGAGTTTCTCCTCCCCGCAAGGAGGACGCCGCACCAAATG TTTCAGCTGTTCCTGTTGATGAGCCTGTGATCGAACCATTCTCTGACCTCCCTTTGAAAACGGAGGCTGTGGATGAGGAGGTGTCAATTACCTCAGATCATGGCCAGTATGTTGCAGAAGATGATGACATGGCTCAAGGCGATGCATATGAGGGAGCAG ATGAATCTCATGAACTGGAGCAAAACGATGGGCAGGATGGAGACCAAAGTGCGCAAGAGAAAG ACCCATTGGCCAGTTCGGCTGGATCGGCTTGGGATAGTGAAGTGGACGGTTACAGGTGCAGTCAGTGCTCAAGGGTGTACAAAAGTAGCGTCACTTACAGGAGACACTTAAAATACCACTCGGGTGAAACGCAGTGCCGATTGTGCGAAAAGATTTTCATGAGTGTGCCCATGCTAAAAGACCATATGGAGTTCCACATGGGCAGAACCAAGTGCCACAAATGCGGCAAAGTATTCAGCACGTGCAAAAACTTGCAAAACCACTTTAAGACGTGCTCCTTGTGA
- the LOC135935874 gene encoding protein jim lovell-like isoform X5 has protein sequence MAEGQLYSLKWNNYVDHIRTTFASLRVDRDLIDVTLSCEGKRITAHKMLLSACSPYFKSIFKENPCQHPVIVFRNIAFDDLAALIEFIYNGEVGVAEENLASFLNTAELLEVQGLTKSGQPAKKRNLETSPEEIKTASTSILSVSLEPELPLEANPLLTSIPNISPESAAPLVSKRRRRVSPPRKEDAAPNVSAVPVDEPVIEPFSDLPLKTEAVDEEVSITSDHGQYVAEDDDMAQGDAYEGADESHELEQNDGQDGDQSAQEKANGSSGIEKRRLIRGTGDGGFQCTTCLFKCISYYECKNHSAKHYEESTCTICNKTLFTKSSLSKHMMDCHNSFTCKLCRATFITNEGFLRHFDRNHSCG, from the exons ATGGCGGAGGGGCAGCTGTACTCTTTGAAATGGAATAACTATGTGGACCACATCAGGACAACGTTTGCTTCTCTACGGGTCGACCGCGACCTCATTGATGTCACCCTCAGCTGCGAAGGAAAGAGGATCACAGCCCACAAAATGCTCCTGTCTGCATGCAGCCCCTACTTCAAGAGCATCTTCAAG GAAAATCCGTGCCAACACCCAGTCATTGTTTTCCGCAACATTGCGTTTGATGACCTTGCTGCCCTGATTGAGTTCATTTACAATGGCGAGGTGGGTGTTGCTGAGGAAAACCTCGCCTCATTCCTCAACACAGCCGAGCTGCTTGAAGTCCAAGGACTCACTAAAAGTGGCCAACCTGCCAAGAAAAGAAATTTGGAGACTTCACCtgaagag ATCAAGACTGCATCTACCTCTATATTGAGCGTTTCTCTTGAGCCTGAACTACCGCTCGAAGCCAACCCCTTGCTGACCAGCATTCCCAACATTTCGCCAGAATCTGCTGCTCCTTTAGTGAGCAAGAGGAGGCGACGAGTTTCTCCTCCCCGCAAGGAGGACGCCGCACCAAATG TTTCAGCTGTTCCTGTTGATGAGCCTGTGATCGAACCATTCTCTGACCTCCCTTTGAAAACGGAGGCTGTGGATGAGGAGGTGTCAATTACCTCAGATCATGGCCAGTATGTTGCAGAAGATGATGACATGGCTCAAGGCGATGCATATGAGGGAGCAG ATGAATCTCATGAACTGGAGCAAAACGATGGGCAGGATGGAGACCAAAGTGCGCAAGAGAAAG CGAATGGATCGAGTGGGATCGAGAAGAGGCGTCTGATTCGAGGGACTGGTGACGGAGGTTTCCAGTGCACCACATGCCTATTCAAATGCATTAGTTACTACGAATGCAAAAATCACAGCGCCAAGCATTACGAGGAATCCACGTGCACTATCTGCAATAAAACCCTCTTCACCAAATCGTCGCTCTCAAAGCACATGATGGACTGTCACAACTCGTTCACTTGCAAACTGTGTCGTGCGACCTTTATTACTAACGAGGGCTTCTTGCGCCACTTTGATAGAAACCATAGCTGTGGTTAG
- the LOC135935874 gene encoding protein jim lovell-like isoform X2, translating into MAEGQLYSLKWNNYVDHIRTTFASLRVDRDLIDVTLSCEGKRITAHKMLLSACSPYFKSIFKENPCQHPVIVFRNIAFDDLAALIEFIYNGEVGVAEENLASFLNTAELLEVQGLTKSGQPAKKRNLETSPEEIKTASTSILSVSLEPELPLEANPLLTSIPNISPESAAPLVSKRRRRVSPPRKEDAAPNAVPVDEPVIEPFSDLPLKTEAVDEEVSITSDHGQYVAEDDDMAQGDAYEGADESHELEQNDGQDGDQSAQEKDVSPVVTDVYSLSERYSQRRIMSRRQKHKPTNNEDRVLDPASVVSATLGAETADEPRDIQADQPRVIQIGNSFKCSVCGNTFRHYSGCSGHLKSHLGLTKCWICGRVSTNLWNLDMHLRVHRNVQCGHCGKTFSNALDLKRQHGLVCKRKKYKALVYVMAKK; encoded by the exons ATGGCGGAGGGGCAGCTGTACTCTTTGAAATGGAATAACTATGTGGACCACATCAGGACAACGTTTGCTTCTCTACGGGTCGACCGCGACCTCATTGATGTCACCCTCAGCTGCGAAGGAAAGAGGATCACAGCCCACAAAATGCTCCTGTCTGCATGCAGCCCCTACTTCAAGAGCATCTTCAAG GAAAATCCGTGCCAACACCCAGTCATTGTTTTCCGCAACATTGCGTTTGATGACCTTGCTGCCCTGATTGAGTTCATTTACAATGGCGAGGTGGGTGTTGCTGAGGAAAACCTCGCCTCATTCCTCAACACAGCCGAGCTGCTTGAAGTCCAAGGACTCACTAAAAGTGGCCAACCTGCCAAGAAAAGAAATTTGGAGACTTCACCtgaagag ATCAAGACTGCATCTACCTCTATATTGAGCGTTTCTCTTGAGCCTGAACTACCGCTCGAAGCCAACCCCTTGCTGACCAGCATTCCCAACATTTCGCCAGAATCTGCTGCTCCTTTAGTGAGCAAGAGGAGGCGACGAGTTTCTCCTCCCCGCAAGGAGGACGCCGCACCAAATG CTGTTCCTGTTGATGAGCCTGTGATCGAACCATTCTCTGACCTCCCTTTGAAAACGGAGGCTGTGGATGAGGAGGTGTCAATTACCTCAGATCATGGCCAGTATGTTGCAGAAGATGATGACATGGCTCAAGGCGATGCATATGAGGGAGCAG ATGAATCTCATGAACTGGAGCAAAACGATGGGCAGGATGGAGACCAAAGTGCGCAAGAGAAAG ACGTCTCCCCAGTCGTCACGGACGTTTATTCGCTGAGCGAGCGGTACTCCCAAAGGCGTATCATGTCGCGGCGCCAAAAGCATAAACCTACCAATAACGAGGACAGAGTTCTCGATCCCGCGTCTGTCGTGTCGGCCACACTGGGGGCTGAAACAGCCGACGAACCTCGCGACATTCAGGCCGATCAACCGCGCGTCATACAGATCGGCAACTCGTTCAAGTGCAGCGTATGTGGCAACACGTTCAGGCACTACAGCGGCTGTAGTGGGCACTTGAAGTCGCACCTCGGCCTTACGAAATGCTGGATTTGCGGCAGAGTTAGCACTAACTTGTGGAACTTGGACATGCACCTAAGGGTGCACCGAAATGTACAATGCGGCCACTGCGGAAAAACATTCTCCAACGCGCTAGATCTGAAACGACAGCACGGGCTTGTTTGCAAACGCAAGAAGTACAAAGCGTTAGTTTATGTCATGGCCAAAAAGTAG
- the LOC135935874 gene encoding protein jim lovell-like isoform X4 — protein MAEGQLYSLKWNNYVDHIRTTFASLRVDRDLIDVTLSCEGKRITAHKMLLSACSPYFKSIFKENPCQHPVIVFRNIAFDDLAALIEFIYNGEVGVAEENLASFLNTAELLEVQGLTKSGQPAKKRNLETSPEEIKTASTSILSVSLEPELPLEANPLLTSIPNISPESAAPLVSKRRRRVSPPRKEDAAPNVSAVPVDEPVIEPFSDLPLKTEAVDEEVSITSDHGQYVAEDDDMAQGDAYEGADESHELEQNDGQDGDQSAQEKGFAVVNASHFLLSQMDLSAQAASRVERLSGGYYMCSVCSKTFKFAQSCQRHMQFHLGATTCQLCGKVFSNALSLKLHEDVHLGRTKCDRCNRTLSTTNALVNHLKICKEKQ, from the exons ATGGCGGAGGGGCAGCTGTACTCTTTGAAATGGAATAACTATGTGGACCACATCAGGACAACGTTTGCTTCTCTACGGGTCGACCGCGACCTCATTGATGTCACCCTCAGCTGCGAAGGAAAGAGGATCACAGCCCACAAAATGCTCCTGTCTGCATGCAGCCCCTACTTCAAGAGCATCTTCAAG GAAAATCCGTGCCAACACCCAGTCATTGTTTTCCGCAACATTGCGTTTGATGACCTTGCTGCCCTGATTGAGTTCATTTACAATGGCGAGGTGGGTGTTGCTGAGGAAAACCTCGCCTCATTCCTCAACACAGCCGAGCTGCTTGAAGTCCAAGGACTCACTAAAAGTGGCCAACCTGCCAAGAAAAGAAATTTGGAGACTTCACCtgaagag ATCAAGACTGCATCTACCTCTATATTGAGCGTTTCTCTTGAGCCTGAACTACCGCTCGAAGCCAACCCCTTGCTGACCAGCATTCCCAACATTTCGCCAGAATCTGCTGCTCCTTTAGTGAGCAAGAGGAGGCGACGAGTTTCTCCTCCCCGCAAGGAGGACGCCGCACCAAATG TTTCAGCTGTTCCTGTTGATGAGCCTGTGATCGAACCATTCTCTGACCTCCCTTTGAAAACGGAGGCTGTGGATGAGGAGGTGTCAATTACCTCAGATCATGGCCAGTATGTTGCAGAAGATGATGACATGGCTCAAGGCGATGCATATGAGGGAGCAG ATGAATCTCATGAACTGGAGCAAAACGATGGGCAGGATGGAGACCAAAGTGCGCAAGAGAAAG GGTTTGCTGTAGTCAACGCGTCTCATTTCTTGCTGAGCCAAATGGATCTGAGCGCCCAAGCTGCGTCACGAGTTGAAAGACTCTCCGGGGGCTATTATATGTGCAGCGTGTGCAGCAAAACGTTCAAATTTGCGCAGTCGTGCCAACGGCATATGCAGTTCCACCTGGGTGCCACTACTTGTCAACTGTGTGGAAAAGTTTTCTCGAATGCCCTCAGTTTAAAGTTGCACGAGGACGTGCATCTGGGCCGAACTAAATGCGACCGGTGCAATCGAACACTCAGCACAACCAACGCTCTTGTCAACcacttgaaaatttgcaaagaaaaacagTGA